A stretch of Dasypus novemcinctus isolate mDasNov1 chromosome 14, mDasNov1.1.hap2, whole genome shotgun sequence DNA encodes these proteins:
- the NPBWR1 gene encoding neuropeptides B/W receptor type 1 — translation MPNLSSPEPRAANASSPPPLPPPLAVAVPVVYAAICAVGLAGNSAVLYVLLRAPRTRSVTNLFILNLAIADELFTLVLPINIADFLLRQWPFGELMCKLIVAIDQYNTFSSLYFLTVMSADRYLVVLATAESRRLARRTYGAARAVSLAVWGLATLVVLPFALFARLDDEQGRRQCVLVFPQPEAAWWRASRLYTLVLGFAIPVSAICGLYARLLCRLRAIRLDGQAKALGRAKKRVTALVAAILAACLLCWTPYHLSTVVALTTDLPQTPLVVAVSYLITSLSYANSCLNPFLYAFLDDNFRRSLRQLLSCRSSA, via the coding sequence atgcccAACTTGTCGTCCCCCGAACCCCGCGCGGCCAACGCGTCGAgcccgccgccgctgccgccgccgctggCCGTGGCCGTGCCGGTGGTGTACGCGGCCATCTGCGCCGTGGGGCTGGCGGGCAACTCGGCGGTGCTGTACGTGCTGCTGCGGGCGCCGCGCACGAGGAGCGTCACCAACCTCTTCATCCTCAACCTGGCCATCGCCGACGAGCTCTTCACCCTCGTGCTGCCCATCAACATCGCCGACTTCCTGCTGCGCCAGTGGCCCTTCGGGGAGCTCATGTGCAAGCTCATCGTGGCCATCGACCAGTACAACACCTTCTCCAGCCTCTACTTCCTCACGGTCATGAGCGCCGACCGCTACCTGGTGGTGCTGGCCACCGCCGAGTCGCGCCGGCTGGCCCGTCGCACGTACGGCGCGGCGCGCGCGGTCAGCCTGGCCGTGTGGGGCCTCGCCACGCTCGTCGTGCTGCCCTTCGCGCTCTTCGCGCGGCTCGACGACGAGCAGGGCCGGCGCCAGTGCGTGCTGGTCTTCCCGCAGCCCGAGGCCGCCTGGTGGCGCGCCAGCCGCCTCTACACGCTGGTGCTGGGCTTCGCCATCCCCGTGTCCGCCATCTGCGGCCTCTACGCCCGCCTGCTGTGCCGGCTGCGCGCCATCCGCCTGGACGGCCAGGCCAAGGCCCTGGGCCGCGCCAAGAAGCGGGTGACCGCGCTGGTGGCGGCCATCCTGGCCGCCTGCCTGCTCTGCTGGACGCCGTACCACCTGAGCACCGTGGTGGCGCTCACCACCGACCTCCCGCAGACGCCGCTCGTCGTCGCCGTCTCCTACCTCATCACCAGCCTCAGCTACGCCAACAGCTGTCTCAACCCTTTCCTCTACGCCTTCCTGGACGACAACTTCCGCAGGAGCCTCCGCCAGCTGCTGTCCTGCCGCTCCTCGGCCTGA